The proteins below are encoded in one region of Limnochorda pilosa:
- a CDS encoding restriction endonuclease produces MARGPQFVEFMGPILDALRHLGGSARPGEVEEWIATALDVPADILHGELTSGRSRFKNRVHWARFYLAKAGLVDSSRRGVWSLTERGRASSLNADGALDLFRELKERLRTSGSQEETEVSDGDLPDPEELQGERDYKAQVLELLGKLPPDGFERLCQRLLRESGFENVTVTGRSGDGGIDGHGVLRVNPLVSFYVYFQCKRCSHSVGPSVVRDFRGAMMGRADKGMILTTATFTSEARKEAIRDGVPPIELVDGEVLVEMLANLELGLVPRTVYEVDERFFVEFGHTLPGAGRDG; encoded by the coding sequence ATGGCACGGGGACCTCAGTTTGTGGAGTTCATGGGTCCTATCCTGGATGCGTTGAGACACCTTGGGGGCTCTGCGCGTCCAGGCGAGGTGGAAGAGTGGATCGCCACCGCTTTGGATGTTCCGGCGGATATCCTGCACGGAGAGCTTACGAGTGGCCGGTCACGGTTCAAGAACCGCGTACATTGGGCACGGTTTTACCTAGCGAAGGCCGGCCTCGTAGATTCGTCAAGACGTGGGGTATGGAGTCTCACTGAAAGGGGACGGGCGTCTAGCCTGAATGCGGATGGCGCACTTGACCTTTTCCGTGAGCTGAAGGAGAGGCTTCGCACCTCGGGTTCCCAGGAAGAGACCGAGGTATCGGACGGAGACCTGCCCGATCCCGAAGAACTGCAGGGAGAGCGGGACTACAAGGCCCAGGTTTTGGAGCTCCTGGGGAAGTTGCCGCCCGACGGTTTCGAGCGCTTATGCCAGCGGCTGCTTCGGGAATCTGGATTCGAGAACGTTACGGTGACCGGTCGCAGTGGCGATGGAGGCATTGACGGACACGGAGTACTCCGCGTCAATCCCCTGGTGAGCTTCTACGTCTACTTTCAATGTAAGCGGTGCTCCCATTCGGTGGGGCCATCAGTAGTCCGCGACTTTCGTGGGGCGATGATGGGTAGAGCGGACAAAGGCATGATCCTCACTACCGCTACGTTCACTTCTGAGGCTCGCAAAGAAGCTATCAGGGACGGAGTACCACCTATTGAGCTCGTTGACGGGGAGGTTCTCGTGGAAATGCTCGCTAACCTTGAACTCGGCCTCGTACCGCGAACCGTCTACGAGGTTGATGAGCGTTTCTTTGTCGAGTTTGGACACACGTTGCCGGGAGCCGGACGGGACGGGTGA
- a CDS encoding alpha/beta hydrolase, with protein MSTSFATSIDGHRIAYDVSGSGAPIVLLHGGGRDRQDWHTAGYVERLKRNFRVITVDIRGNGESDRPIDATSYTTDRHCQDILAVADAVGIERFAVWGFSYGANVGRYLAAQSARVTKFVMVGIPFGPAAPGDFGQFIRGLRDHWAPILQARADGTLNLQSLSPEDQTRLQTGEILLRLAWLTAMLGWAPVEPGDVLCPTLWLVGTRNDPALASTEEYGPVLSQTKVRVQLMEALNHRQEFTEIDKVLPPVLAFVQPQ; from the coding sequence ATGAGCACATCCTTTGCGACTTCAATCGATGGTCACCGTATTGCCTATGATGTTAGCGGATCCGGAGCGCCGATTGTGTTACTTCATGGTGGGGGCCGCGACCGTCAGGATTGGCACACCGCTGGGTATGTCGAACGGCTGAAGCGCAACTTCCGGGTCATCACGGTTGACATACGCGGGAATGGCGAAAGCGACAGGCCAATCGACGCCACCAGCTACACAACCGACAGGCACTGCCAGGACATTCTGGCCGTTGCTGATGCAGTGGGCATTGAAAGGTTTGCAGTCTGGGGTTTCTCGTATGGCGCGAACGTGGGTCGCTATTTGGCCGCCCAATCCGCTCGCGTCACCAAGTTTGTCATGGTTGGGATTCCCTTCGGCCCGGCCGCTCCCGGCGATTTCGGGCAGTTCATCCGCGGCCTTCGCGACCATTGGGCGCCGATTTTGCAGGCTCGAGCAGATGGGACGCTCAATCTTCAATCGCTCTCTCCGGAAGACCAAACTCGTCTCCAAACCGGTGAGATACTCCTGAGGCTGGCATGGTTGACCGCAATGCTCGGGTGGGCGCCAGTCGAACCCGGCGACGTGCTCTGTCCGACGCTCTGGCTCGTCGGCACAAGAAACGACCCGGCGTTGGCAAGCACGGAAGAATATGGGCCTGTACTCAGCCAAACAAAGGTTCGAGTTCAGCTAATGGAAGCACTGAACCACAGGCAGGAATTCACTGAGATCGACAAGGTGCTTCCTCCTGTGCTGGCCTTTGTCCAACCGCAGTAA
- a CDS encoding RidA family protein, translating into MHGNVQHLNPPGLHKNPAYTQAVVVSGNATTIYVGGQNAVDASGNIVGKGDIRVQTEKALKNLETALAAGGAGLQHVVKWNVYILHGQSAQAGFEAFQKVWGQRPNPPVISGIFVPALAHPDFLVEIDAVAVVPQK; encoded by the coding sequence ATGCATGGAAACGTTCAACATCTTAATCCGCCGGGCTTGCACAAGAATCCCGCATATACTCAGGCTGTTGTCGTCAGCGGCAACGCAACAACAATCTATGTTGGTGGACAGAATGCGGTGGATGCTTCTGGCAACATTGTCGGCAAGGGTGACATCAGAGTACAGACGGAAAAAGCATTAAAGAATCTGGAAACAGCGCTCGCGGCAGGCGGGGCCGGACTCCAACACGTCGTAAAGTGGAACGTCTATATCCTGCATGGCCAATCGGCTCAAGCTGGATTCGAGGCGTTTCAAAAAGTTTGGGGCCAACGTCCGAATCCCCCCGTCATTAGCGGTATCTTTGTCCCCGCATTGGCACACCCTGATTTTCTTGTGGAGATTGATGCCGTTGCCGTGGTTCCGCAGAAGTGA
- a CDS encoding type II toxin-antitoxin system HicB family antitoxin gives MANEFTAVVERDGQWFIAYSPEVPGANGQGKTQDEALQSLSEAIRLILEDRRDQGLRGIPPDAVVERVSVR, from the coding sequence GTGGCCAACGAGTTCACGGCGGTTGTTGAGCGGGATGGGCAGTGGTTCATTGCGTATTCTCCCGAGGTTCCGGGCGCTAACGGCCAGGGCAAGACGCAGGATGAAGCGCTGCAAAGCCTATCGGAAGCCATCCGCTTGATCCTCGAGGACCGTCGGGATCAGGGACTGCGTGGGATTCCGCCCGACGCTGTCGTTGAGAGGGTCAGCGTTCGGTGA